The region CTTCCTTCCTGcattcttttctcttcttcttcgtcttctACTGCTCTTCTCCTGCGCCACTTTTTCCTCCCCAGTTTTGGCTCcaaccctttttctttttctcttcttgcacatttcttcttcttcttctgcgtATGCTCCTCTGCCCTCTGCTCTTATGAACAACTATCTCTCTCCTGGTGTTTTGTTAATGTATTGTTTTGCCGCGCCTATGTTTCCCATTCCATAACTTCTGTTactctttttcattttaattgaCATTCATAATACTCTGGCTATAACCAGTAAAAAAGGTAGTTCGACTATAGAAAGGACTTCAATTGGCTATTGAAAttgttaaatttgaaataaacaGACTGTTGCTGTTTGTGTTTTAGTGTAGCAATAACTGAGAACTTGATGGGTGTGGATTGCTGTAATTGATTTGGACATATGGCATCAGATTAATttgttattgtttctttacGTATTCTTTTAGTTTATGGATGTAGTATTTGTGTATGTGGTAATCCATTTGTGGTTCGACATGCATGGCATCTGTGACTGAACATTTCTGTTTTAACCTTACATAAATATGGTGGCAGCTGATATCCGCGTCCATGAATTCTTCAAGACTTCTTATTTCAAGACCGGAATTCATCCAATTCCCGGTGCTCGACAGACTCTTCAAAAGGTGTCTAGATTCTGTAACCTATCAATTGTGACGTACGTAACTTGTGGACCCTTTGGTTGCTTCAATTATTTGATACCCTTTGCATGGTGCATTTGCTTAGTAACTAATTTAACCAATGTTTTGATAGGTCCCGGCAAAACGCCATTAAAGATCACACGATTGAGTGGATTGAGAGGCATTATCCTGGATTATTTCAGGATATTCACTTCGGCAATCACTTTGCATTGAATGGGAAGTCTATAGCCAAATCAGATATGTGCAGGTATATATCATCAATCTCCTTTTCCGGGTTTGCTTTTATCTTTCTCTTTGTTCTATGATTCTGCAATGCCTCGCCATTTTCTGATAATGTCATAAAGCAGCAGATTGATACCCCGTCCATTTTGATATCTAGCTAGCTTACTGTTTTGTAAGTCTCATTATATTGGTATTCCTTAGGCCTTTTAAACCCTTTTTAATGTAACCTTTTTTTGACGTTACATACGCCATTTTTAGTTTCACACAATATTACAAAGCAGCAGATTGTTACCCCTTTGGTTTTAGTATCTAGCTAGAAGTCCATTCTGTCAGTCTCACTAGATTGTATTCTTAGACATGTGAAGCCGTTTATGAATGTATGCTGTTTGACTTACTTTAGATAACTGCTTGTGCTAGGTCCTTGGGAGCAACTGTTTTGATTGATGACAACCCGAGGTATGCTATCGAGTGTGCGGAAGTTGGAATCAAGGTTCTTCTTTTTGATTATGAAAATTCATACCCATGGTCCAAAAGTGAGTCACTTAATGGGCACCCCATGGTTAAGAGAGTGCACAACTGGGGAGAAGTGGAGCATCAATTAGCTTCATGGATAGTTCCCAGAAATTCCTCTCCAAAGTAGACTcggaaaaaaagagaataaaatgTAAGATTTGT is a window of Lycium ferocissimum isolate CSIRO_LF1 chromosome 12, AGI_CSIRO_Lferr_CH_V1, whole genome shotgun sequence DNA encoding:
- the LOC132040458 gene encoding uncharacterized protein LOC132040458, encoding MNGFQRAQVFAPANPVLLHGAEETSTSSATKDTNHRGSRGGFFNQDLQDKIVVAVDVDEVLGNFVSALNEFVADRYSSYHSVSEYHVYEFFKIWKCSRDEADIRVHEFFKTSYFKTGIHPIPGARQTLQKVSRFCNLSIVTSRQNAIKDHTIEWIERHYPGLFQDIHFGNHFALNGKSIAKSDMCRSLGATVLIDDNPRYAIECAEVGIKVLLFDYENSYPWSKSESLNGHPMVKRVHNWGEVEHQLASWIVPRNSSPK